A region from the Bactrocera dorsalis isolate Fly_Bdor chromosome 1, ASM2337382v1, whole genome shotgun sequence genome encodes:
- the LOC125777012 gene encoding uncharacterized protein LOC125777012 — protein sequence MNRLTNEQRLQIIEFYYQNQCSVRNVFRALRPIYGLHNRPSEQTINAIVTKFRTQFTLLDIKPTTRMRTVRTEENIASVSESVAEDREMSIRRRSQQLGLCYSTTWKILRKDLGVKPYKIQLVQELKPNDLPQRRIFSEWALKKLAENPLFYRQILFSDEAHFWLNGYVNKQNCRIWGEEQPEAVQELPMHPEKCTVWCGLYAGGIIGPYFFKDAVGRNVTVNGDRYRSMLTNFLLPKMEELNLVDMWFQQDGATCHTARDSMAILRENFGQQFISRNGPVSWPPR from the coding sequence atgaatagacttactaacgagcaacgcttgcaaatcattgaattttattaccaaaatcagtgttcggttcgaaatgtgtttcgcgctttacgtccgatttatggtctacataatcgaccaagtgagcaaacaattaatgcgattgtgaccaagtttcgcactcagtttactttattggacattaaaccaaccacacgaatgcgtacagtgcgtacagaagagaatattgcgtctgtttctgagagtgtggctgaagaccgtgaaatgtcgattcgtcgccgttcgcagcaattgggtttgtgttattcgaccacatggaagattttacgcaaagatcttggtgtaaaaccgtataaaatacagctcgtgcaagaactgaagccgaacgatctgccacaacgtcgaattttcagtgaatgggccctaaaaaagttggcagaaaatccgcttttttatcgacaaattttgttcagcgatgaggctcatttctggttgaatggctacgtaaataagcaaaattgccgcatttggggtgaagagcaaccagaagccgttcaagaactgcccatgcatcccgaaaaatgcactgtttggtgtggtttgtacgctggtggaatcattggaccgtattttttcaaagatgctgttggacgcaacgttacggtgaatggcgatcgctatcgttcgatgctaacaaactttttgttgccaaaaatggaagaactgaacttggttgacatgtggtttcaacaagatggcgctacatgccacacagctcgcgattctatggccattttgagggaaaacttcggacaacaattcatctcaagaaatggacccgtaagttggccaccaagatga